Proteins encoded together in one Desulfosporosinus meridiei DSM 13257 window:
- the coaE gene encoding dephospho-CoA kinase (Dephospho-CoA kinase (CoaE) performs the final step in coenzyme A biosynthesis.), with translation MFNIGLTGGIGSGKSTVAQWFKNKGIPVLDADQTVHRLLQTDSLTISKLVTEFGPEILNKNQQIDRITLGKLVFKDDDARKRLERIVHPRVKQCMNEDRDSLEQRGVKICVWDVPLLFESGFKKYVDEVWVVWVPRSLQISRVLARDKLSLGEVEARIASQGSLAEKCKLADVVIDNSGDEDQTVCQLSNKWEELLDRLEIN, from the coding sequence ATGTTTAACATTGGCCTGACGGGTGGAATTGGCAGTGGTAAATCTACAGTTGCCCAATGGTTTAAAAATAAAGGGATACCAGTTCTCGATGCTGATCAAACGGTTCACCGTTTGTTGCAAACTGACTCATTGACGATTTCAAAATTAGTCACTGAATTTGGCCCGGAAATTTTGAATAAGAATCAACAAATAGATCGTATCACTCTAGGAAAACTGGTTTTCAAGGATGATGATGCACGAAAGCGCTTAGAGCGCATCGTGCACCCTCGTGTAAAGCAATGTATGAATGAAGACCGAGATTCGCTTGAGCAGAGAGGGGTTAAGATATGTGTTTGGGATGTACCTCTGCTCTTTGAATCAGGATTTAAAAAGTATGTCGATGAAGTTTGGGTTGTCTGGGTACCACGCAGCCTTCAAATTTCTCGCGTTCTGGCAAGGGACAAGCTGAGTCTGGGTGAGGTGGAAGCCCGAATTGCTTCCCAAGGGTCACTAGCTGAAAAGTGCAAGCTAGCTGATGTTGTTATTGATAATTCTGGGGACGAGGATCAAACAGTGTGTCAACTCTCTAATAAATGGGAAGAATTACTAGATAGGCTAGAGATTAATTAA
- the ytaF gene encoding sporulation membrane protein YtaF, producing MGVAMLMAVALSLDGLGVGLAYGLRRIRIPVNSLLAIAMCTVLAMGTSMLFGGWVSLWLEVIPAQLLGAVILLALGVFQLGKAIRNGSEEVFPKAVPAMAYAQPKVVLEPVFRFQLQLFGLVIQVLKTPDIADVDGSGVISLKESLLLGSALAIDAFASGIGAAMAGMTLSVIGVVALTQIMMLRLGQQMAGKIPVYWTSKAEYLPGVVLILIGLGKLI from the coding sequence ATGGGAGTAGCTATGCTTATGGCAGTGGCTTTAAGTCTGGATGGTCTTGGTGTTGGGTTGGCGTACGGGCTGCGCCGCATTCGAATACCGGTAAACTCGCTTTTAGCTATTGCAATGTGTACAGTTTTAGCAATGGGCACTTCAATGCTTTTCGGTGGCTGGGTAAGCTTATGGCTAGAGGTGATACCTGCACAGTTATTAGGGGCTGTAATTTTACTCGCGCTAGGAGTTTTTCAATTAGGGAAAGCTATTAGGAATGGGAGCGAAGAAGTCTTTCCGAAAGCAGTGCCAGCTATGGCTTATGCTCAACCTAAAGTTGTTTTAGAACCGGTTTTCAGGTTTCAATTACAATTATTCGGTTTGGTAATTCAAGTTCTTAAGACACCAGATATTGCAGATGTCGATGGTTCTGGGGTAATCAGTTTAAAAGAAAGCTTACTGTTAGGAAGTGCCCTAGCTATAGATGCCTTTGCAAGTGGAATAGGAGCTGCTATGGCTGGAATGACTTTGTCAGTTATTGGAGTCGTAGCCTTGACCCAAATAATGATGCTGCGGCTAGGTCAGCAAATGGCAGGGAAAATTCCCGTGTATTGGACTAGTAAGGCGGAATATTTGCCAGGTGTTGTTTTAATCTTAATCGGATTGGGAAAATTGATCTGA
- a CDS encoding ABC-F family ATP-binding cassette domain-containing protein — protein MSVLFCRDCGVDISGEPLFRRISFALENGEKAALVGPNGAGKTTLIRACIGDMRLECGEVQILGSYGYLPQTPIVEDEGKVFDCVIRERADLLYLQEQLRELEEKMGTTPSEKVMEQYAVLTESFERQGGYALEALVRKILAGLGLEEEMNSQVAMLSGGQKTRLALCKLLLRAPELLILDEPTNHLDIAAMEWLEGYLRDYSGALLIVSHDRYFLDRTVSRVLCLENGGLKSYPGNYSEYELLKAIEAKTIDREAERLAKKIAKLEEYVRRNKAGVNSKQARGRESQLQKLKPIQVSKVDHGLSISMGSGGRSGNRVLAIEDLSISFATRTLFSNVQLDLRREDRVALLGKNGIGKTTILKAILDQVPFKGTIRLGANVKLAYYSQEHENLGTSGTIMDEIRKVSDLKDPEIRSLLARYGFRKDDVFKLISVLSGGEKSRLALCKLFLEQGNLLLLDEPTNHLDVETRGVLEEALQEYEGTVLMVSHDRYFLDKVANKIAELTPRGLLIYDGDYTGFKEYKQQQEELCDAPLDRNNKTSGQDQQESRLQAREKKRMKQLELEIEELETKLQILEEELGMANTNYELAMKLHEDYEAAKQRRDSALEEWIAGND, from the coding sequence ATGAGTGTTTTATTTTGCCGCGATTGCGGTGTTGATATATCCGGTGAGCCACTTTTTCGGCGGATTAGTTTTGCCCTGGAAAATGGAGAAAAGGCGGCCTTAGTTGGTCCGAACGGAGCAGGTAAAACAACTCTCATTCGGGCTTGTATAGGTGATATGCGCTTAGAATGTGGAGAGGTTCAAATCCTTGGTTCCTACGGTTATCTGCCTCAGACTCCTATTGTGGAAGATGAAGGTAAGGTTTTTGACTGTGTAATCCGGGAACGTGCAGATTTACTATATCTGCAGGAACAACTGAGGGAGTTAGAAGAAAAAATGGGTACCACTCCGAGTGAAAAAGTAATGGAGCAGTATGCTGTTTTGACTGAATCCTTTGAACGCCAAGGAGGCTATGCTTTAGAAGCTTTAGTTCGGAAAATATTAGCAGGCTTAGGCCTTGAAGAGGAAATGAATTCTCAGGTTGCTATGTTAAGCGGGGGACAAAAAACCCGGTTAGCTCTATGTAAGCTTTTGCTTCGAGCACCTGAACTTTTAATATTAGATGAGCCAACCAATCATTTAGATATTGCTGCCATGGAATGGCTTGAAGGGTACTTGAGAGATTATTCCGGAGCCTTGCTGATTGTTTCACATGACAGATACTTTTTGGATAGAACAGTCTCGAGAGTTTTGTGTCTGGAAAACGGCGGATTGAAGAGTTATCCCGGAAATTACTCTGAGTATGAATTACTCAAAGCTATAGAGGCCAAGACAATAGATCGAGAAGCAGAACGTTTAGCGAAAAAGATTGCAAAGCTTGAAGAATATGTTCGTAGAAATAAGGCTGGAGTCAACTCCAAGCAGGCCAGGGGCCGGGAAAGTCAGCTGCAAAAACTTAAGCCTATTCAGGTCAGCAAGGTAGATCATGGACTTTCAATCTCCATGGGAAGTGGTGGAAGAAGCGGAAATCGGGTACTTGCAATAGAAGATCTATCGATTTCCTTCGCAACCAGGACTCTTTTTTCCAATGTACAACTGGATCTGAGACGTGAAGATAGAGTAGCGTTGTTGGGCAAAAATGGGATCGGAAAAACGACTATTCTCAAAGCCATTCTTGATCAGGTTCCTTTTAAGGGAACCATTCGTTTAGGAGCAAATGTGAAACTTGCCTATTACTCACAGGAACATGAAAATCTGGGAACTTCCGGTACGATAATGGATGAGATCCGAAAGGTCTCCGATTTAAAGGATCCGGAGATTAGAAGTCTTCTAGCCAGATATGGGTTCCGAAAAGATGATGTGTTTAAACTTATATCTGTCTTAAGTGGAGGAGAAAAGAGCCGTTTAGCCTTATGTAAACTTTTCTTAGAGCAAGGGAACTTACTCCTGCTGGATGAGCCGACAAATCACCTGGATGTTGAAACTCGTGGGGTTTTAGAAGAAGCTCTTCAAGAGTACGAGGGAACAGTACTAATGGTTTCCCATGATCGCTACTTCTTAGATAAGGTTGCCAACAAAATTGCCGAACTAACCCCTCGCGGACTGCTGATTTATGATGGAGATTACACCGGGTTCAAAGAGTATAAACAACAGCAAGAAGAACTTTGTGATGCTCCTCTGGATCGAAATAATAAGACAAGTGGGCAAGATCAACAAGAGAGCCGCCTTCAAGCACGTGAAAAAAAGCGAATGAAGCAACTCGAATTAGAAATCGAAGAGTTAGAAACAAAACTTCAAATATTAGAAGAAGAGCTTGGAATGGCCAATACCAATTATGAGTTAGCTATGAAGCTGCATGAAGATTATGAGGCGGCAAAGCAACGAAGAGATAGTGCTTTAGAAGAATGGATTGCTGGAAATGATTGA
- a CDS encoding ATP-binding protein, with protein MKIDNYHSEKCKLDELLSSHFFNCIPEACVMLDPWFYIVKMNSQAEEFFLLPQEYLMSKPFWEIAPQYINTNIFHAMYKIKNDRQNTSLEFCGSITNRWFEANLCMIDKYIVVFFKNITHHKHTQNELLRAQERLSAVFHNSHALMAIVNQDNNQFVSVNDSFADFFGYSANEIIGKTKEDIFETLNNQFFPPQIPEDYDNNSFSKLISVKSKSSDSSKHIIITSELININEKPCRLEIGIDITDNLRCQKELRRLEHLNLLGQMSASIAHEIRNPLQTVKGFLQLLQFKEGISPYQTHFNLMIDELNRANQIITELLCLSRTKPTNLKMHTINDIINSVLPLIEAQALAEDKIIMVEQMPVSPTLLDEDEIKQVLLNIVKNALEATKSKGCVKIISESNQTSVKLIICDNGQGIPPELQDNIGMPFFTTKQNGTGLGLPMSLSILERHNAKLDFISDKNGTSFIIIFPIVA; from the coding sequence ATGAAAATCGATAATTATCATTCCGAAAAATGCAAATTGGATGAACTATTATCGTCTCATTTTTTCAACTGTATTCCTGAAGCCTGCGTAATGCTTGATCCATGGTTCTATATTGTAAAAATGAATTCTCAAGCCGAGGAATTTTTTCTTTTACCCCAAGAGTATTTAATGAGCAAACCCTTTTGGGAAATAGCACCTCAATATATTAATACCAATATATTTCATGCAATGTATAAGATAAAAAATGATCGCCAAAATACTAGTCTCGAATTTTGCGGCTCTATTACAAACCGGTGGTTCGAAGCTAATCTATGTATGATCGATAAATATATCGTCGTGTTCTTTAAGAATATCACACATCACAAACATACTCAAAATGAGCTGTTAAGAGCACAAGAACGGCTTTCAGCGGTCTTTCACAACAGTCATGCCCTGATGGCAATTGTTAATCAAGATAATAACCAGTTTGTCAGTGTTAATGATAGTTTCGCAGATTTCTTTGGTTATTCAGCAAACGAAATAATTGGTAAAACTAAAGAAGATATCTTCGAAACTCTGAACAATCAATTTTTTCCTCCCCAAATACCTGAAGATTATGACAACAATTCTTTTAGTAAACTAATATCAGTTAAGAGTAAATCATCTGATTCTTCTAAACACATTATCATTACTTCAGAATTAATAAACATTAATGAAAAACCATGTCGTTTAGAAATAGGAATTGACATTACTGACAACCTACGATGTCAAAAAGAACTCCGCAGGCTCGAGCATCTAAACCTTCTTGGACAGATGTCAGCAAGCATTGCTCATGAAATTCGCAATCCTTTACAGACAGTTAAAGGCTTCTTGCAATTGCTTCAATTTAAGGAAGGAATCTCTCCTTATCAGACGCATTTCAATTTAATGATTGACGAGCTTAATCGAGCCAATCAAATAATAACTGAATTATTGTGTTTGTCTAGGACTAAGCCAACAAATCTTAAAATGCATACTATTAATGATATCATTAATAGTGTATTACCCCTCATTGAAGCTCAAGCACTAGCAGAAGACAAAATTATTATGGTTGAACAAATGCCTGTTAGCCCTACACTGCTTGATGAAGATGAAATCAAACAAGTTTTGTTAAATATCGTTAAGAACGCCTTAGAAGCTACAAAATCTAAAGGGTGTGTCAAGATTATCTCAGAGAGCAATCAAACCTCTGTTAAACTAATCATCTGTGACAATGGTCAGGGAATACCTCCAGAGCTGCAGGATAATATCGGAATGCCTTTCTTTACAACCAAACAAAATGGAACCGGACTGGGGCTTCCTATGTCACTAAGTATTCTTGAACGACATAACGCCAAGCTGGATTTTATAAGCGATAAAAACGGGACATCTTTCATCATCATTTTCCCCATAGTAGCGTAG
- a CDS encoding DUF2809 domain-containing protein, giving the protein MVCTLYGKRNAFKYLMLVTIVMICGLSARRFSSLLPLWINLYLGDILWGLMIFFLFGLLFRARSTRVVAASALIFSYAVEISQLYHSQWIDSLRHTSIGGLVLGRGFLWSDLISYTLGIDFGLLIERRLN; this is encoded by the coding sequence ATGGTGTGTACTTTGTACGGTAAGAGGAATGCATTTAAATATCTAATGCTAGTGACAATAGTTATGATATGTGGTTTAAGCGCACGAAGGTTCTCTTCGCTTTTACCACTTTGGATTAATTTGTATTTAGGGGATATCTTATGGGGATTGATGATTTTTTTCTTGTTCGGTCTTCTGTTCAGAGCCAGATCAACAAGAGTGGTTGCAGCCAGTGCGCTCATCTTTTCCTATGCAGTTGAGATTAGTCAACTATACCATTCCCAGTGGATTGATTCATTAAGACACACTAGTATTGGCGGTTTAGTTTTAGGTCGCGGATTTTTGTGGAGTGATCTGATTTCCTATACTCTAGGAATTGATTTTGGATTATTGATTGAGCGAAGGCTGAATTAA